A portion of the Oligoflexus sp. genome contains these proteins:
- a CDS encoding OmpA/MotB family protein gives MKLQELANSGSEESSSTAFYIGLSDLMVLLLVFFLMLISMSKIDKGSFEKIRAGFTGSTKGTLVELSAQLQEIVEGQPGIPGVKVHLAEDGVRLDLDTGALFDSGSARLKPNAIDPLMPILKIIKDTGYTIDVEGHTDDAPMHRIFKIDGVPNLENNWSLSGRRASSVINVLLEDGFQGSRLRIVGYADTRPIQAVAGKQESELEAARALNRRVSLLIK, from the coding sequence TTGAAGCTTCAGGAGTTGGCTAATAGCGGCAGCGAGGAGAGTTCCTCCACAGCCTTTTATATCGGCCTGAGCGACCTCATGGTGCTTTTGCTGGTGTTTTTCCTTATGCTTATTTCCATGAGCAAGATTGATAAGGGTTCGTTTGAGAAAATCCGTGCCGGCTTCACCGGCTCGACCAAGGGCACGCTGGTGGAACTCTCGGCCCAGCTCCAGGAAATCGTCGAAGGCCAGCCCGGAATTCCCGGCGTGAAGGTTCATCTGGCGGAAGACGGCGTGCGCCTCGACCTGGATACCGGGGCGCTCTTCGATTCCGGCAGCGCGCGGCTTAAGCCCAATGCCATCGATCCTTTGATGCCCATACTGAAGATCATCAAGGATACCGGCTATACGATCGATGTCGAAGGCCATACCGATGATGCTCCGATGCACCGCATCTTCAAGATTGATGGCGTTCCGAATCTCGAAAACAACTGGTCGCTGAGCGGACGTCGCGCCAGCAGTGTGATCAATGTGCTTTTGGAAGACGGTTTTCAGGGCAGTCGCCTGCGCATCGTGGGCTATGCCGACACGCGGCCGATCCAGGCTGTGGCCGGTAAACAGGAAAGTGAGCTGGAGGCCGCGCGGGCCCTGAATCGCCGCGTTTCTCTCCTGATCAAATAG
- a CDS encoding MotA/TolQ/ExbB proton channel family protein, with the protein MEGLSFKKYMQTTHKRFDPAALLLSLMGIAAVLYSMAKHNKNSSYFDFHSFMIVLGGTLASLTFQFDLRSMLSSLVLVGKSFLGTPEKPIMGIVKELDDAILSQAQLADLREGLAMDGELLNDIVYMHHQGLLFEEIDEFVTSRVADQYLARKIAVEVLRKGVLIAPAFGLFGTVMGLIGVLKTLSDPSNIGGSMSLALMTTAYGAGLSSLVFTPLAGRLEHHNMIYLDVHQQILSKIGILLKREERTLEASGVG; encoded by the coding sequence ATGGAAGGTCTCTCCTTTAAGAAGTACATGCAGACGACGCATAAGCGCTTCGATCCCGCCGCGCTTCTCCTCAGCCTTATGGGGATCGCCGCCGTGCTCTATTCCATGGCGAAGCATAATAAAAACTCATCCTACTTCGATTTTCATAGCTTCATGATCGTCCTGGGCGGAACTCTGGCGAGTCTCACCTTCCAGTTTGATCTGCGCAGTATGCTGTCAAGCCTTGTGCTGGTGGGTAAATCCTTCCTCGGAACCCCGGAAAAACCCATCATGGGCATCGTCAAGGAATTGGATGATGCGATCCTCAGCCAGGCGCAGCTCGCTGATCTGCGCGAGGGCCTGGCCATGGATGGCGAGCTGCTCAACGACATCGTCTACATGCACCACCAGGGACTTCTCTTCGAGGAGATCGACGAGTTCGTGACCTCGCGCGTCGCCGATCAGTATCTGGCGCGAAAAATCGCCGTGGAAGTCCTGCGCAAAGGCGTTCTGATCGCACCGGCCTTCGGCCTCTTTGGAACGGTCATGGGTCTGATCGGTGTTCTGAAAACCCTGAGCGATCCCAGCAATATCGGGGGATCCATGTCCCTGGCCCTCATGACCACGGCCTATGGCGCGGGCTTGAGTTCGCTCGTCTTCACGCCCCTCGCCGGACGCCTTGAACATCACAATATGATTTATCTCGATGTCCACCAGCAGATTCTCAGCAAGATCGGCATTCTGCTCAAACGCGAGGAGAGGACGCTTGAAGCTTCAGGAGTTGGCTAA